The nucleotide sequence CGTAGACGTCGGCCACGATGGCCCCCTTCTGCAGGTCGTTCTGCAGGGCCGGGATGCTGGGGTTGAGCTGGGTGAGGACGTTGTTGGCCTGGTCCAGCGTCTCGCCGAGCTGGGTGCCCCGGCCGCGCAGAGCCTCGGCGATCGCGCCCAGGGTGGCGTTGAGCTTCTGCGGCTGGGTGGCCTCCAGGAGCCGGTTGAGGTTCTGGAAGACGGTGTTGAACTCCACCGTCACGTTCTGCGAGGCGATCCGGGCACCCGCGGCGATGGGCGTGGCGGAGGGCTGCTCGGGTGGCAGGAAGTTGACGAACTTGGCACCGAAGACCGTGGTGGACTTGATGTCCACCCCGGAGTTGGCGGGGATGAGCCGCAGCATGTCCGGCTGCAGCGCGAGGGTGATCTCGGCGTCGTCACCGCTGACGCGCACCTCCGACACCCGGCCCACCTCGACGCCACGCACCTTCACCTTGGCGCCGGGATCCATCACCAGGCCGGTGCGGGCGGTGGAGATGGTGACCGGCACCGTGCTGGTGAAGCTGCCCCGAAACATCCCCAGCGCCACGACGACGATGGCCAGCAGCGCGACGACCAGTGCCAGCGCCGCGAGCTTGTAGTGGTGTCGCACCATGGCTAGCCCCTCATCCCGACAGGTTGAAGTTGCCGGTGCCGCCGTAGATGGCGAGGGAGACGAGCAGGGTCACCACCACCACGGCGATGAGCGAGGCGCGCACCGCGTTGCCGACGGCCTCACCCACGCCGGCGGGACCACCGCTGGCGGTGTAGCCGTAGTACGTGTGGATCAGCATGATGACCACGGCCATCAAGATGGCCTGCAGGAACGACCACAAGATGTCGGTAGGTATCAGGAACGTCGTGAAGTAGTGGTCGTAGACCCCGCCTGACTGCCCGTAGATCACCACCGTGGCGAACCGGCTGGCCAGGAAGGACATGATCACGGCCAGCGAGTACAGCGGGATGATGGCGATGAGCCCGGCCACCACTCGGGTGGTGACCAGGTAGGGCATGGAGGGGATGCCCATCACCTCCAGGGCGTCGATCTCCTCGCTGATCCGCATGGCGCCGAGCTGGGCGGTGGAGCCGGCGCCGATGGTGGCGGCCAGGCCGATTCCGGCGATGACCGGCGAGGCGATGCGCACGTTGATGAACGCGGCGAAGAACCCGGTGAGCGCCTCCACGCCGATGTTGCCCAGCGAGCTGTAGCCCTGCACCGCGATGGTCGCGCCCGAGGCCAGCGTCAGGAACCCCACGATGACCACGGTGCCGCCGATCACGGCGAGCGCTCCCGAGCCCATGCTGATCTCGGCGATCAGCCGCAGGGTCTCCTTCTTGTAGTGGGTGACCGCCCGCCAGGACCAGCGCAGCGCGGTCCAGTAGAAGACAGCCTGCTCGCCGAAGCTGTCCGTGGACCCGGAGAAGCGCTGGCCCACGCGCCGCGTGCGGGGGAACTTGCCGGTCATCGCGATAGCCATCGACTCAGCCCGCCGTTGCCTTGATGCCGACCGCGGTGACGATCACGTTGATGACGAACAGACCCATGAAGGAGTAGACCACCGTCTCGTTGACCGCGTCACCGACGCTCTTGGGACCGCCCTTGACCGACAGCCCGCGGTAGCAGGCCACGAGCCCGGCGATCAGGCCGAACAGACCCGCCTTGACCTCGGAGATCACGACCTCGGGCAGGTGGGTGAGCAGGGTGAGCCCGGAGACGAAGGCCCCGGGGTTGACGTCCTGCAGGAAGACCGAGAAGAAGAAGCCGCCGAGCAGGCCGATGGACACCACCAGCCCGTTGAGCAGCAGCGCCACGAAGGTCGAGGCCAGCACCCGCGGGACCACCAGGCGACGGATGGGGTCGATGCCCAGCACCTCCATCGCGTCGATCTCCTCGCGGATGGTGCGGGCGCCCAGGTCGGCGCAGATGGCGGTGGCACCGGCACCGGCCACGATGAGCACGGTGACGATCGGGCCGACCTGGGTGACCGCGCCGAGCGCGGCGCCGGCACCGCTGAGGTCGGCCGCGCCGATCTCCTTGAGCAGGATGTTCAGGGTGAAGCTGACCAGCACGGTGAACGGCAGCGCCACCAGGACGGTGGGCAGCATGGAGACCCGCGCGATGAACCAGCACTGGTCGACGAACTCGCCCCACTGGTAGGGACGGCGCCACGAGAACCGGAGCACGTCCAGGGTCATCGCGAAGAAGCTGCCGAGGTTGCGCAACGGCGTGTCGATCAGCGCAGGAACCGCCATCGTCGCGCCCGCCCCCTCTCCGCCTCGCCGACCGGCAGACGTGACGCCCGCCGGGTTCTGAGTGTGACAAGAACCATACTAACTAGAACACGTTACAGCTCTGCGGTGTCAAATCCTGGTAACGGACCTGGCCACCGACCCCGAGTACTCAACGTCGGCAGCGCCAAATAGGTGCGCGGGATCACAGTAGACACTCCGCGGCGCGTATCGAAAGATCGCGCAAACAGCAAATCTGCCCCGGTCGGAGCACCCAGAGCCGGTGCGGTGTCCCAGCTCAGCTGGACGGGGCCGTGCCCCCTGCTGCCTGGCCCGTGCGGGGCGTCGCGATCTGGCGTCCGTGCAGCCGGCCGTAGCCGACGCAGACCAGCCCCAGCGCGGCCAGCACCAGCACTCCGAGCACGGCCGGCCGGTCGGCGTAGAGCGACGCGGCGTACCGAAAGCTGAGCAGCAGCAGGGCCACCACCGCGCTGCCACCGGCCACCAGCCACACCCGTCCCGCCGACCAGCCGTGCACGCGGGAGCGCAGGGCGGCCTCGATGGTGAGGGCGAAGACCGCGCCCACCACCAGGTCCACGCCGTAGTGGTAGCCGAAGCCCAGGGTGGCGGCCAGGGTGCCGACCAGCCAGAACGTGCCCACCGCGCGCATCGCCCGCCCCATCGGCCGGGTGTGCACGAAGATCACCACCGCCCACGCGGTGTGCAGGCTGGGCATGCAGTTGCGGGGGGTGAAGTCGTTGAACAGCAGGGGCTCGGGTGCCGCGACCACGGGTACCACGTCAGGCCACTGCGTGGAGTAGGCGAACTCCCCACCGTCGGCACCGAAGGCGAACATCGGCCCCACCACCGGGAACAACAGGTAGAGCGCCGGTCCCAGCAGCCCCACCGCCACGAAGGTCAGCATGATGTTGTGCCGCTGCCAGCCCCGCCACAGCTGCACCCCGGCGGCGAACACCGCCATCAGCGGCAGCATCGAGTACACGGTGAGGAAGAAGTAGTGGCCCACCACGCCCAGGTGGTCGAAGAGCCGGCCCACCAGCCACGCCGGGGAGAGCAGCGCGTGGTCGGCGACCGCCAGGTACTCGTCCAGCACCTCCGGGCGCAGCGCCGCCGTCAGCTCCAGCCAGACGTTGCCCAGCGCGGTGGCCGCCACCAGGGCCGCGCCACAGCCCAGCCCCCGCAGGGCGGCGAGCCGCTCGGCGCCGTGCAGTCGAGTCGTGGCGTGCACCGCGAGGCCGGTGAGGGCGACCAGCGCGCCGGCGCCCACCGAGCGAACCTCGCCGTTGACCACCAGCCGAGCCAGCGACAGCACCGCATCCACCGCGAGCGCAGCGCCGAGCGTGGGCCACCACAGCCGCCGGGGCGCGAGCACCAGCGCGATGAGCAGGCCGCAGTAGATGCCCGGCGCGGAGGGCTGCTCGGTGACGTACACGCTGAGCAGCGCCAGGGTCGGGCCGGTGAGCTGCTGGCTCGCGCAGAGTGCCTCCACCAGACCGAGCAGCACCAGACCGGCGAGCACTCCCAGCAGCACCCGCAGGTGCGATCGCAGCCACGCCCGGGTGGTGGTGGTGGGGTCCGCGAGAAGCACAGCAAGACGGTAGTGGACGAAGACCGCTCCCGGCTTCGTGCCAGCCTGTAGGGGGAGCGCGCGGACCCGGACAGGTCATCGCGGCTCCGCCGTGCGCGGTGCACACCCCCGCTGCCGCGCAGACACCGAGGAGAGGACCCAGGCGTCATGTCGGACATCCGAGCGACGATCGAGCACATCTACGAGGGAGTGCTGCGCCGAAATCCCGGTGAGAGCGAGTTCCACCAGGCGGTTCGCGAGGTGGTCGACTCCCTGGCACCGGTGCTCGAGCGCCACCCGGAGTACACGACCTTCAACATGATCGAGCGCATCTGCGAGCCCGAGCGCCAGATCATCTTCCGGGTGCCGTGGCAGGACGACGCCGGCAACCCGCAGATCAACCGCGGCTTCCGGGTGGAGTTCAACTCTGCGCTGGGCCCCTACAAGGGCGGCCTGCGCTTCCACCCCTCGCTGTACCTGGGCATCGTGAAGTTCCTGGGCTTCGAGCAGGTGTTCAAGAACGCGCTGACGGGCATGCCGATCGGCGGCGGCAAGGGCGGGTCGGACTTCGACCCCAAGGGCCGCTCCGACAGCGAGATCATGCGGTTCTGCCAGTCCTTCATGACCGAGCTCTACCGCCACATCGGTGAGTACACCGACGTCCCCGCCGGCGACATCGGCGTGGGCGCGCGCGAGATCGGCTTCATGTT is from Rhodococcus sp. X156 and encodes:
- a CDS encoding MCE family protein — protein: MVRHHYKLAALALVVALLAIVVVALGMFRGSFTSTVPVTISTARTGLVMDPGAKVKVRGVEVGRVSEVRVSGDDAEITLALQPDMLRLIPANSGVDIKSTTVFGAKFVNFLPPEQPSATPIAAGARIASQNVTVEFNTVFQNLNRLLEATQPQKLNATLGAIAEALRGRGTQLGETLDQANNVLTQLNPSIPALQNDLQKGAIVADVYADSANGLLRTLENLTTTSNTVVDQQGNLDQLLLGLTGLGTVGTQVLNTNQAGLADVVSLLRPTTALLYEYSPEFTCFFKGLNTARGLGEEIAGGINPWIGVDTSFIAGGDIYQYPQSLPVIGASGGPRCNGLPNLTLDQLPGKYLVTNTGSNPNKPGTNVQTPRVPDIIDYLQGEQAGGGS
- a CDS encoding ABC transporter permease, which gives rise to MAIAMTGKFPRTRRVGQRFSGSTDSFGEQAVFYWTALRWSWRAVTHYKKETLRLIAEISMGSGALAVIGGTVVIVGFLTLASGATIAVQGYSSLGNIGVEALTGFFAAFINVRIASPVIAGIGLAATIGAGSTAQLGAMRISEEIDALEVMGIPSMPYLVTTRVVAGLIAIIPLYSLAVIMSFLASRFATVVIYGQSGGVYDHYFTTFLIPTDILWSFLQAILMAVVIMLIHTYYGYTASGGPAGVGEAVGNAVRASLIAVVVVTLLVSLAIYGGTGNFNLSG
- a CDS encoding ABC transporter permease, coding for MAVPALIDTPLRNLGSFFAMTLDVLRFSWRRPYQWGEFVDQCWFIARVSMLPTVLVALPFTVLVSFTLNILLKEIGAADLSGAGAALGAVTQVGPIVTVLIVAGAGATAICADLGARTIREEIDAMEVLGIDPIRRLVVPRVLASTFVALLLNGLVVSIGLLGGFFFSVFLQDVNPGAFVSGLTLLTHLPEVVISEVKAGLFGLIAGLVACYRGLSVKGGPKSVGDAVNETVVYSFMGLFVINVIVTAVGIKATAG
- a CDS encoding phosphatase PAP2 family protein — its product is MLLADPTTTTRAWLRSHLRVLLGVLAGLVLLGLVEALCASQQLTGPTLALLSVYVTEQPSAPGIYCGLLIALVLAPRRLWWPTLGAALAVDAVLSLARLVVNGEVRSVGAGALVALTGLAVHATTRLHGAERLAALRGLGCGAALVAATALGNVWLELTAALRPEVLDEYLAVADHALLSPAWLVGRLFDHLGVVGHYFFLTVYSMLPLMAVFAAGVQLWRGWQRHNIMLTFVAVGLLGPALYLLFPVVGPMFAFGADGGEFAYSTQWPDVVPVVAAPEPLLFNDFTPRNCMPSLHTAWAVVIFVHTRPMGRAMRAVGTFWLVGTLAATLGFGYHYGVDLVVGAVFALTIEAALRSRVHGWSAGRVWLVAGGSAVVALLLLSFRYAASLYADRPAVLGVLVLAALGLVCVGYGRLHGRQIATPRTGQAAGGTAPSS